A part of Osmerus mordax isolate fOsmMor3 chromosome 10, fOsmMor3.pri, whole genome shotgun sequence genomic DNA contains:
- the coasy gene encoding bifunctional coenzyme A synthase has translation MSMFSTGILVLTSPLHTLPLRIAPVLSSAAQVVERTLYVHLHPGLNLSSGGQPRPVFIPPVVDLSSLITRLYSNAADICGHLDIRVLLTNVRSQAGSSSHGGSSGPFPSPQILSQSPEVVLTDFPLQDPGQSLLVSQCLQKYAGHCYVCNPGLASVLLHPELQKLQKEEEMGQVEEEGQKGCEMKLEPMEIYSDVVVGGTFDRLHGAHKTLLNISCLLANRRFLIGVCDQELLKKKVLKELIEPYTLRVQRLREFLLDVKPSLQYEIVPLSDPFGPSVVDTKLQCIIVSEETRKGGEAVNRKRLENGLPGLVLHEIQLLKDAHHTETEEEKISSSSLRSRLLGTLLRAPKDMPHLPAVPYVIGLTGVSGSGKSSIARRMEALGAARIDSDQLGHETYRPGARAYHRVVEEFGTDVLNEDKTINRRMLGRKVFGNKDRLKALTDIVWPEIALLVKDRIQEAGDQGKRVCVVDAAVLLEAGWTDIVHEVWVAVIPVEEAVLRITERDGLPKEDAERRLESQWSNARQVEQANVVLCTLWEPEVTQRQVQKAWNLLQERILQRQEEAKSPS, from the exons ATGTCCATGTTCAGCACAGGTATACTGGTGCTCACCTCACCTCTGCACACCCTCCCCCTGCGCATTGCTCCAGTTCTTAGCTCTGCTGCACAGGTAGTGGAGCGCACCCTCTATGTCCACCTTCACCCAGGCCTTAACCTGAGTAGTGGCGGCCAGCCTCGGCCTGTCTTCATCCCCCCTGTGGTGGATCTTTCCAGCCTTATTACCCGCCTCTACAGCAATGCAGCAGATATCTGTGGGCACCTAGATATCCGTGTGCTGCTCACCAATGTCCGCAGCCAGGCTGGTTCTTCAAGCCACGGAGGTTCAAGTGGCCCCTTTCCAAGTCCTCAGATCCTCTCCCAGTCCCCAGAGGTGGTACTGACAGATTTCCCCCTACAAGACCCTGGCCAGTCCTTGCTTGTATCCCAGTGTTTGCAGAAGTACGCCGGCCACTGTTACGTCTGTAACCCTGGGTTGGCCTCGGTGCTGCTTCACCCCGAGCTGCAGAAActacagaaggaggaggagatggggcaggtggaagaggagggacaAAAGGGCTGTGAGATGAAGTTGGAGCCCATGGAGATCTACAGTGATGTGGTGGTTGGGGGAACATTTGACCGCCTTCACGGTGCACACAAGACTCTGTTAAACATCTCGTGCCTTTTGGCGAACAGGCGATTCCTTAttggtgtgtgtgaccaggagTTACTGAAAA AGAAGGTTCTGAAGGAGCTGATCGAACCTTACACCCTGAGGGTCCAGCGGCTCAGAGAGTTCCTGTTGGATGTCAAACCTTCGCTGCAGTATGAGATTGTACCCCTGTCGGACCCTTTTGGACCCTCCGTGGTCGACACCAAGCTGCAGTGCATCATAGTCAGCGAGGAGACCAGGAAGGGAGGCGAGGCAGTGAATAGGAAACGCCTTGAAAAT GGGCTTCCAGGGCTGGTATTACACGAGATCCAGCTGCTGAAGGATgctcaccacacagagaccgaGGAGGAAAAGATCAGCTCATCCAGCCTTCGCTCACGCCTCTTAGGCACCCTCCTCAGAGCCCCAAAA GACATGCCCCATCTCCCAGCTGTACCCTATGTGATTGGCCTGACGGGGGTGAGCGGCAGTGGGAAGAGCTCCATTGCCAGGCGTATGGAGGCCCTTGGAGCGGCACGCATCGACAGCGACCAGCTTGGCCATGAAACGTACCGTCCAGGGGCGAGAGCCTACCACAGGGTGGTGGAAGAGTTCGGCACTG ATGTTCTAAATGAGGATAAAACTATCAATAGACGAATGCTAGGAAGAAAAGTATTTGGAAACAAG GACAGGCTGAAAGCACTTACTGACATTGTGTGGCCTGAGATAGCACTTCTGGTCAAGGACAGAATCCAAGAAGCTGGAGATCAAG GTAAacgggtgtgtgtggtagatgCGGCGGTTCTGCTGGAGGCTGGTTGGACAGACATTGTCCACGAGGTCTGGGTCGCTGTAATCCCTGTAGAGGAG GCAGTGCTGCGAATCACAGAGCGGGACGGCTTGCCGAAGGAAGATGCAGAGCGCAGACTAGAGAGCCAGTGGTCCAATGCGCGGCAGGTGGAGCAGGCTAATGTTGTGCTGTGCACGCTGTGGGAGCCAGAGGTCACCCAGAGACAG GTACAAAAGGCCTGGAATCTCCTCCAGGAGAGAATCCTTCAGAGACAAGAAGAGGCCAAGTCACCATCATAA
- the LOC136950598 gene encoding myosin light chain kinase, smooth muscle-like isoform X2, translating to MEQGGPSPRKTFVSTFHLVLKPSAPKFVERGAQLDVPGNSKLENASKGNKQTPTHPLKDSHVKEPLRNCKIEAGRDDTNNGIIAGSQPLSVSLLHNGAPVEFQGSQEQVEVRVGKPARLHCVFSSLCLPVVSCWVHNREKVLVNGPRTNVKSRETESCVEISQTCSDDAGSYTLVVRNRRGCAYHTVVLSVIDRPHRPASSPVISQLSSKSLVLSWTGPSYDGGSAITGYIVEVRQEVPDKPGDWTELITHCMNTSYRVRSGLEPLGQYRFRVRASNSVGTSEPSNMSDCVKMDTKGEKKEEHESYVTFTIDTKNKVKDHYNIHEKLGVGKYGQVFRLVHKETGQVHAGKFYKGRSSKEKAAALREIELMNCLHHPKLVQSLGAYHTHSEIVMVLEYIAGGELFERIVDENYEHNEPTCARYMQQLLEGIQYVHKQNIIHLDLKPENIVCVDTTGTRIKIIDFGLAHRLDPAVPLMLLHGTPEFVAPEVINYEPVGLKTDMWSIGVICFVLLSGESPFQGNSDAETLALVTAACYKFDEDSFEDISDQAKDFIGSLLKKDIRCRLSCDEALAHPWLVSFTSMIRRPTKSLRKDKMKHFLARRKWRKTGKAVLALQRMANLSSKPYPPCSSGEEPSWGPEAKLAIQSLEKKLESEPYFDKVLKDITLPSGATARLTSHIQGHPEPQVEWLHDGIPVEQSVRVTVEYEKEGLCVLVLTGLVPADSGVYECRATNDRGRALSTAKLTVEL from the exons ATGGAACAAGGTGGTCCGAGCCCTCGGAAGACCTTTGTGTCAACTTTTCATCTGGTGCTTAAGCCATCTGCCCCCAAGTTTGTAGAAAGGGGAGCACAGCTTGATGTTCCGGGGAACAGCAAGCTGGAAAACGCATCTAAAG GAAACAAACAGACCCCTACGCATCCTCTTAAGGATTCTCATGTTAAAGAACCTCTGAGGAATTGCAAAATTGAAGCCGGACGTGATGACACAAATAATGGCATTATCGCAGGAAGTCAGCCTCTCAGTGTTTCCTTGTTACACAACG GTGCTCCAGTGGAGTTCCAGGGCTCCCAAGAGCAGGTGGAGGTTAGGGTTGGGAAGCCTGCCAGACTCCACTGTGTCTTTAGCAGTCTCTGTCTTCCTGTGGTGTCCTGCTGGGTCCACAACAGAGAAAAG GTGCTTGTAAATGGACCACGGACCAATGTAAAGAGTCGTGAGACGGAGAGCTGTGTGGAGATATCCCAGACTTGTTCAGATGATGCCGGCTCCTACACCCTAGTGGTGAGGAACCGAAGGGGCTGTGCTTATCACACAGTCGTTCTCAGTGTCATAG ACCGCCCCCATcgcccagcctccagccccgtCATCTCCCAACTCTCCTCCAAGTCTTTGGTCCTCTCCTGGACTGGGCCTAGCTATGACGGCGGAAGCGCCATCACTGGTTACATAGTAGAAGTCAGACAAGAGGTTCCTGACAAGCCTGGGGACTGGACTGAACTGATCACCCACTGTATGAACACCTCGTATCGGGTACGCTCAGGCCTGGAGCCTCTGGGGCAGTATCGCTTCAGGGTGAGGGCCTCCAACTCTGTGGGGACCAGTGAGCCGAGTAACATGTCCGACTGCGTCAAGATGGACACTAAAG gagaaaagaaagaagaacatGAATCTTACGTCACTTTTACCATTGACACCAAAAACAAAGTAAAAGACCATTACAACATACATGAGAAGCTGGGGGT GGGCAAGTATGGACAGGTGTTCCGTCTGGTTCACAAGGAGACAGgtcaggtgcatgctgggaaattTTACAAAGGACGCAGTTCCAAGGAAAAAGCTGCAGCACTCCGAGAAATTGAGCTTATGAACTGTCTCCACCACCCCAAACTGGTCCAGAGCCTGGGGGCTTACCATACCCATTCTGAGATTGTCATGGTGTTGGAGTA CATCGCCGGCGGGGAGCTGTTTGAACGCATTGTGGACGAAAACTACGAACACAATGAGCCCACATGTGCTCGCTACATGCAGCAGCTCCTGGAGGGTATCCAGTATGTTCACAAGCAGAATATCATCCATCTGGACCTTAAGCCTGAGAACatcgtgtgtgtggacaccacTGGAACCCGTATCAAGATCATTGATTTTGGCTTGGCCCATAGACTAG ATCCTGCTGTTCCACTGATGTTGTTGCATGGAACCCCAGAGTTTGTGGCCCCTGAGGTCATCAATTATGAACCAGTCGGCCTGAAAACAGACATGTGGAGCATTGGAGTCATTTGCTTTGTCTT GTTGAGTGGTGAGTCCCCATTCCAGGGTAACAGTGATGCAGAGACCTTGGCTCTAGTGACGGCTGCTTGCTACAAGTTTGACGAAGACAGTTTTGAGGACATCTCTGACCAGGCTAAAgacttcattggctcccttctCAAGAAGGACATAAG ATGTCGGCTGTCATGTGATGAGGCTCTGGCCCACCCTTGGTTGGTTTCCTTCACCTCCATGATCCGCCGACCCACCAAGTCCCTCAGAAAAGACAAGATGAAACACTTCCTGGCCAGGCGCAAATGGAGG AAAACAGGTAAAGCTGTTCTGGCACTACAACGTATGGCCAACCTCTCCAGCAAGCCATATCCTCCATGCAGCTCTGGGGAGG AACCTAGCTGGGGCCCCGAAGCAAAGCTGGCAATCCAGTCTTTGGAGAAGAAGCTAGAGAGTGAGCCTTACTTTGACAAGGTTCTAAAGGACATCACCTTACCCAGTGGTGCCACTGCCCGCCTGACCAGCCACATTCAGG GTCACCCAGAACCACAGGTAGAATGGCTCCATGATGGAATCCCTGTTGAGCAGTCTGTCAGGGTCACTGTTGAGTACGAAAAGGAGGGCCTATGTGTGTTGGTCCTGACTGGTCTGGTTCCTGCCGACTCTGGAGTTTACGAGTGCAGAGCCACCAATGACCGAGGAAGGGCGCTGTCTACAGCCAAATTAACTGTTGAGCTCTGA
- the LOC136950598 gene encoding myosin light chain kinase, smooth muscle-like isoform X1: MGHTDIWPHSYLSHITKYIITKELLSHSYIYIYKNGSTFFFFFFLYNFFFKSCPTCSPRFRVTKGLLNCNHKALARFVYLSTLRMEQGGPSPRKTFVSTFHLVLKPSAPKFVERGAQLDVPGNSKLENASKGNKQTPTHPLKDSHVKEPLRNCKIEAGRDDTNNGIIAGSQPLSVSLLHNGAPVEFQGSQEQVEVRVGKPARLHCVFSSLCLPVVSCWVHNREKVLVNGPRTNVKSRETESCVEISQTCSDDAGSYTLVVRNRRGCAYHTVVLSVIDRPHRPASSPVISQLSSKSLVLSWTGPSYDGGSAITGYIVEVRQEVPDKPGDWTELITHCMNTSYRVRSGLEPLGQYRFRVRASNSVGTSEPSNMSDCVKMDTKGEKKEEHESYVTFTIDTKNKVKDHYNIHEKLGVGKYGQVFRLVHKETGQVHAGKFYKGRSSKEKAAALREIELMNCLHHPKLVQSLGAYHTHSEIVMVLEYIAGGELFERIVDENYEHNEPTCARYMQQLLEGIQYVHKQNIIHLDLKPENIVCVDTTGTRIKIIDFGLAHRLDPAVPLMLLHGTPEFVAPEVINYEPVGLKTDMWSIGVICFVLLSGESPFQGNSDAETLALVTAACYKFDEDSFEDISDQAKDFIGSLLKKDIRCRLSCDEALAHPWLVSFTSMIRRPTKSLRKDKMKHFLARRKWRKTGKAVLALQRMANLSSKPYPPCSSGEEPSWGPEAKLAIQSLEKKLESEPYFDKVLKDITLPSGATARLTSHIQGHPEPQVEWLHDGIPVEQSVRVTVEYEKEGLCVLVLTGLVPADSGVYECRATNDRGRALSTAKLTVEL, from the exons ATGGGTCATACTGACATATGGCCACACTCATATTTATCACATATAACCAAATACATTATAACCAAAGAATTACTGTctcattcatatatatatatatataaaaatggaagcactttttttttctttttttttctttataatTTCTTCTTTAAAAGCTGCCCTACTTGTTCTCCAAGATTCCGTGTCACTAAAGGTTTGCTCAACTGCAACCACAAAGCATTAG CCAGGTTTGTCTATCTCTCCACCCTGAGGATGGAACAAGGTGGTCCGAGCCCTCGGAAGACCTTTGTGTCAACTTTTCATCTGGTGCTTAAGCCATCTGCCCCCAAGTTTGTAGAAAGGGGAGCACAGCTTGATGTTCCGGGGAACAGCAAGCTGGAAAACGCATCTAAAG GAAACAAACAGACCCCTACGCATCCTCTTAAGGATTCTCATGTTAAAGAACCTCTGAGGAATTGCAAAATTGAAGCCGGACGTGATGACACAAATAATGGCATTATCGCAGGAAGTCAGCCTCTCAGTGTTTCCTTGTTACACAACG GTGCTCCAGTGGAGTTCCAGGGCTCCCAAGAGCAGGTGGAGGTTAGGGTTGGGAAGCCTGCCAGACTCCACTGTGTCTTTAGCAGTCTCTGTCTTCCTGTGGTGTCCTGCTGGGTCCACAACAGAGAAAAG GTGCTTGTAAATGGACCACGGACCAATGTAAAGAGTCGTGAGACGGAGAGCTGTGTGGAGATATCCCAGACTTGTTCAGATGATGCCGGCTCCTACACCCTAGTGGTGAGGAACCGAAGGGGCTGTGCTTATCACACAGTCGTTCTCAGTGTCATAG ACCGCCCCCATcgcccagcctccagccccgtCATCTCCCAACTCTCCTCCAAGTCTTTGGTCCTCTCCTGGACTGGGCCTAGCTATGACGGCGGAAGCGCCATCACTGGTTACATAGTAGAAGTCAGACAAGAGGTTCCTGACAAGCCTGGGGACTGGACTGAACTGATCACCCACTGTATGAACACCTCGTATCGGGTACGCTCAGGCCTGGAGCCTCTGGGGCAGTATCGCTTCAGGGTGAGGGCCTCCAACTCTGTGGGGACCAGTGAGCCGAGTAACATGTCCGACTGCGTCAAGATGGACACTAAAG gagaaaagaaagaagaacatGAATCTTACGTCACTTTTACCATTGACACCAAAAACAAAGTAAAAGACCATTACAACATACATGAGAAGCTGGGGGT GGGCAAGTATGGACAGGTGTTCCGTCTGGTTCACAAGGAGACAGgtcaggtgcatgctgggaaattTTACAAAGGACGCAGTTCCAAGGAAAAAGCTGCAGCACTCCGAGAAATTGAGCTTATGAACTGTCTCCACCACCCCAAACTGGTCCAGAGCCTGGGGGCTTACCATACCCATTCTGAGATTGTCATGGTGTTGGAGTA CATCGCCGGCGGGGAGCTGTTTGAACGCATTGTGGACGAAAACTACGAACACAATGAGCCCACATGTGCTCGCTACATGCAGCAGCTCCTGGAGGGTATCCAGTATGTTCACAAGCAGAATATCATCCATCTGGACCTTAAGCCTGAGAACatcgtgtgtgtggacaccacTGGAACCCGTATCAAGATCATTGATTTTGGCTTGGCCCATAGACTAG ATCCTGCTGTTCCACTGATGTTGTTGCATGGAACCCCAGAGTTTGTGGCCCCTGAGGTCATCAATTATGAACCAGTCGGCCTGAAAACAGACATGTGGAGCATTGGAGTCATTTGCTTTGTCTT GTTGAGTGGTGAGTCCCCATTCCAGGGTAACAGTGATGCAGAGACCTTGGCTCTAGTGACGGCTGCTTGCTACAAGTTTGACGAAGACAGTTTTGAGGACATCTCTGACCAGGCTAAAgacttcattggctcccttctCAAGAAGGACATAAG ATGTCGGCTGTCATGTGATGAGGCTCTGGCCCACCCTTGGTTGGTTTCCTTCACCTCCATGATCCGCCGACCCACCAAGTCCCTCAGAAAAGACAAGATGAAACACTTCCTGGCCAGGCGCAAATGGAGG AAAACAGGTAAAGCTGTTCTGGCACTACAACGTATGGCCAACCTCTCCAGCAAGCCATATCCTCCATGCAGCTCTGGGGAGG AACCTAGCTGGGGCCCCGAAGCAAAGCTGGCAATCCAGTCTTTGGAGAAGAAGCTAGAGAGTGAGCCTTACTTTGACAAGGTTCTAAAGGACATCACCTTACCCAGTGGTGCCACTGCCCGCCTGACCAGCCACATTCAGG GTCACCCAGAACCACAGGTAGAATGGCTCCATGATGGAATCCCTGTTGAGCAGTCTGTCAGGGTCACTGTTGAGTACGAAAAGGAGGGCCTATGTGTGTTGGTCCTGACTGGTCTGGTTCCTGCCGACTCTGGAGTTTACGAGTGCAGAGCCACCAATGACCGAGGAAGGGCGCTGTCTACAGCCAAATTAACTGTTGAGCTCTGA